A section of the Paenibacillus yonginensis genome encodes:
- a CDS encoding ABC transporter ATP-binding protein has product MRQDVIFLESSTAPVLSARQVNKNFSGKTILDAIHLEINPAEIFGLLGPSGSGKTTLVKLLAGIDVPTSGEIRLLGTLLPKRAMLQQIGYMAQADALYQELTARENMEFFAALYGLKGKRCLDRITETAELVGLSEHLSKKIWQYSGGMKRRLSLAIALLHEPPVLLLDEPTVGIDPMLRRSIWAELRTLAQQGTTVVLTTHVMDEADKCNRLAMIRDGRILAEGSPAALLKQTGSEQIEDAFIKLGGGNL; this is encoded by the coding sequence ATGAGACAGGATGTGATTTTTTTGGAAAGCTCCACGGCACCCGTCCTCTCTGCCCGACAAGTAAACAAAAATTTTTCAGGCAAAACGATTCTGGATGCTATTCACCTTGAGATTAACCCGGCTGAAATCTTTGGATTGCTAGGACCCTCAGGCTCCGGAAAAACAACCCTCGTCAAATTGTTAGCCGGCATCGACGTTCCAACCTCGGGAGAAATCAGGCTGCTCGGCACCCTGCTCCCCAAACGGGCCATGCTCCAGCAAATCGGCTATATGGCTCAGGCAGACGCTTTGTATCAAGAGCTGACCGCCCGCGAGAACATGGAGTTCTTCGCTGCATTGTACGGGCTCAAAGGAAAGCGATGCCTCGACCGGATCACGGAAACGGCAGAGCTTGTGGGACTAAGCGAGCATTTAAGCAAAAAAATCTGGCAGTATTCAGGCGGCATGAAACGGAGATTATCGCTTGCGATTGCCCTGCTGCACGAACCGCCGGTGCTGCTGCTTGATGAACCTACGGTGGGGATCGATCCGATGCTTCGCCGCTCGATCTGGGCGGAGCTGAGGACGCTGGCCCAACAAGGAACCACGGTTGTGCTTACCACCCATGTTATGGATGAAGCGGATAAATGCAACCGGCTGGCCATGATCCGGGATGGACGTATTTTAGCCGAGGGTTCTCCTGCGGCGCTGCTCAAACAAACAGGATCGGAACAAATCGAAGATGCGTTCATTAAATTGGGAGGTGGGAACTTATGA
- a CDS encoding ABC transporter permease — MRIRAVILRTLRQFRRDKRTVALMFIAPLLVLTLMNLVFNGSAYVPRIGMASSGSTSVSQEALAGQLEAQNAEVLQYPSNDLAEKALEDHKLDALVSVQENRLAIRLEGSDPTANRAVMTVIQKMTTAQPPAQPPSSEGTENLRFSPEISYLHGSEDMSTIDHIGPVLIGFFIFFFVFLIAGVAFLRERTSGTLERLLASPIRRSEIVLGYLGGFGLFTLAQALLITWYSIKVLGIEMAGSFGLVLLLTLLLSMTALTLGILLSAYASNELQMIQFIPLIIVPQLFLSGLFNLDTLPGWLAALRFIMPLYYGSQAMTDVMIRGQGWNGIAVNLVVLIGFCLLFTLLNVAALRKHRKI, encoded by the coding sequence ATGAGAATCCGAGCCGTCATCCTCCGCACGCTGCGGCAGTTTAGACGGGATAAGCGAACGGTAGCTCTGATGTTTATCGCTCCTCTTCTCGTGCTCACCTTGATGAACCTTGTATTCAACGGCTCGGCTTACGTGCCGCGCATCGGCATGGCCAGCTCTGGCTCCACATCCGTATCGCAGGAAGCTTTGGCTGGCCAGCTCGAAGCTCAAAATGCCGAAGTGCTTCAATATCCTTCAAACGATTTGGCGGAAAAGGCGCTGGAAGACCACAAACTGGATGCTTTGGTTTCGGTTCAAGAAAATAGACTTGCGATCCGGCTTGAAGGCAGTGATCCGACCGCAAACCGCGCTGTCATGACCGTTATTCAAAAGATGACAACCGCACAGCCGCCTGCACAGCCTCCGTCCTCTGAGGGGACCGAGAACCTTCGATTCTCTCCTGAAATCTCTTATCTGCACGGATCAGAGGATATGAGCACGATTGACCATATCGGTCCGGTGCTGATCGGATTTTTTATTTTTTTCTTTGTTTTCCTTATTGCGGGCGTGGCTTTTCTGCGCGAACGGACCTCCGGTACACTCGAGAGACTGCTCGCCTCCCCGATTCGCCGCTCGGAAATCGTACTCGGCTACCTGGGCGGCTTCGGCTTGTTTACCTTAGCTCAAGCGCTGCTCATTACCTGGTACAGCATCAAGGTGCTCGGTATTGAAATGGCAGGGTCTTTCGGACTTGTGCTGCTGCTCACCCTGCTGCTGTCCATGACCGCACTGACCTTGGGCATTTTGCTATCGGCTTACGCCAGCAACGAGCTGCAGATGATTCAGTTCATCCCGTTAATTATCGTTCCGCAGCTGTTCCTATCCGGATTGTTTAATCTGGATACGCTGCCCGGTTGGCTGGCTGCTTTACGTTTCATTATGCCGTTGTATTACGGTTCGCAAGCTATGACCGATGTTATGATCCGAGGGCAGGGCTGGAACGGAATAGCCGTAAACCTGGTTGTGCTCATTGGTTTCTGCCTGCTATTCACGCTGCTTAATGTAGCGGCTCTTCGCAAACACCGCAAAATCTAG